The following coding sequences are from one Corticium candelabrum chromosome 20, ooCorCand1.1, whole genome shotgun sequence window:
- the LOC134195428 gene encoding uncharacterized protein LOC134195428 — protein MKLIRVHSDGKWVSLLQNLHTPGCVTAPTQITHLTESANELSDSVFPVSLSLFLDLPVLQQKHQATQANLVLELEPRMSHQQQERLPYPQGVSHIQGSPAYPQGAPVSQGGPPYPPAGHAYPQGSPYPPGGNVYPQGSPYPPGGNFYPQGSPYPPGGNIYPQGPALAQGGFSQQQYQNPVVYTERTVLYQPHAVAGQRNYGARDDEFQNKRQDGDQDSGGGACCAALCAVLCCCLLLDDNNSEESGNTVIVAVSDDSDDI, from the exons ATGAAACTGATTCGAGTCCATTCAGATGGCAAATGGGTGTCGCTGTTGCAAAATTTGCATACTCCCGGATGTGTAACCGCGCCTACGCAGATAACGCACTTGACGGAATCTGCAAACGAGCTTTCAGACTCGGTCTTTCCAGTTTCATTGAGTCTGTTCTTGGATCTCCCTGTTCTTCAGCAGAAACACCAAGCTACACAAGCTAATCTAGTTCTAGAGCTAGAGCCGAG AATGTctcatcaacagcaagaaaGGCTTCCTTATCCACAAGGAGTCTCGCACATTCAAGGATCACCAGCATATCCTCAAGGGGCACCTGTCTCTCAGGGCGGCCCTCCGTATCCACCCGCAGGCCATGCCTACCCTCAAGGATCTCCATATCCACCAGGAGGTAATGTTTACCCTCAAGGATCTCCATATCCACCAGGGGGTAATTTTTACCCTCAAGGATCTCCGTATCCACCAGGAGGTAATATTTACCCTCAAGGACCTGCCTTGGCACAAGGAGGATTTTCACAACAGCAGTATCAAAATCCTGTGGTATATACCGAACGAACGGTATTGTATCAGCCTCATGCTGTTGCTGGCCAACGCAATTATGGAGCAAGAGATGATGAATTTCAGAACAAACGTCAGGATGGAGACCAAGATTCTGGAGGTGGTGCTTGCTGTGCTGCTCTGTGTGCagttctttgttgttgtttgttgcttgatGACAATAATTCAGAGGAATCAGGGAATACAGTCATTGTTGCTGTTTCAGACGATTCAGACGACATATGA